The following coding sequences are from one Ornithodoros turicata isolate Travis chromosome 1, ASM3712646v1, whole genome shotgun sequence window:
- the LOC135377586 gene encoding armadillo segment polarity protein-like has protein sequence MSYQMQTGAPPASRTMSHNNYTNQGDLPVNAKEQTIMWQQGNYMADSGIHSGITTQAPSVSGKDDELTDEQMVFDWEQPGFGQGFTPDQVDEMNQQLSQTRSQRVRAAMFPETLDEGIEIPSTQYDPAQPTAVQRLSEPSQMLKHAVVNLINYQDDADLATRAIPELIKLLNDEDQVVVSQAAMMVHQLSKKEASRHAIMNSPQMVAALVRAMSTSNDLETTRCAAGTLHNLSHHRQGLLAIFKSGGIPALVKLLSSPVESVLFYAITTLHNLLLHQEGSKMAVRLAGGLQKMVSLLQRNNVKFLAIVTDCLQILAYGNQESKLIILASGGPAELVRIMRSYTYEKLLWTTSRVLKVLSVCSSNKPAIVEAGGVQATAMHLGHQSQRLVLKCLWTLRNLSDAAIKQENVDGLLSSLVQLLGSNDINVVTCAAGILSNLTCNNHRNKVTVCHVGGIEALVRTVIQAGDREEITEPAVCALRHLTCRHPEAEMAQNAVRNNYGLQVIVKLLHPPSRWPLIKAVIGLIRNLALCPANHAPLREHGAIPRLVQLLHKSYQDTQRQRSSVASNGSQGAYSDGVRMEEIVESTVGALHILAREAHNRAIIRGLNVIPVFVQLLYSEIENIQRVAAGVLCELAADKEGAEMIEADGATAPLTDLLHSRNEGVATYAAAVLFRMSEDKPQDYKKRLSMELTNSLFREDAGPWVGTAADMDMNLDAYHDQMYQAGQGPPSSRHNPYSQQGYDTQVPIDSMQGLDLGSSQSAHNYAPMDTAMDLDGTGDLNFDPLDPSLPSPAQQDNNGQLAAWYDTDL, from the exons ATGAGCTACCAAATGCAGACTGGGGCACCACCAGCTTCGAGAACCA TGAGCCACAACAACTATACGAACCAAGGTGATCTCCCAGTCAATGCCAAAGAACAGACTATAATGTGGCAGCAAGGCAACTACATGGCCGATTCTGGAATTCACTCTGGCATCACAACACAG GCACCGTCAGTATCGGGAAAAGATGATGAGCTTACGGACGAGCAAATGGTGTTTGACTGGGAACAGCCAGGATTTGGACAGGGCTTCACGCCTGACCAAGTCGATG AAATGAACCAACAGCTAAGCCAGACAAGGTCACAACGGGTGCGAGCAGCCATGTTTCCAGAGACCCTGGATGAAGGCATTGAGATCCCATCCACCCAGTATGATCCTGCTCAACCTACAGCTGTGCAGAGACTCTCCGAGCCTTCCCAAATGCTCAAGCACGCCGTTGTAAACCTCATCAACTATCAA GACGATGCTGATTTGGCCACCCGTGCCATACCAGAGCTAATAAAATTGTTAAACGATGAAGACCAAGTTGTAGTTAGTCAAGCAGCAATGATGGTCCATCAGTTGTCGAAGAAAGAGGCCTCTCGCCACGCTATCATGAACTCTCCGCAGATGGTAGCGGCTTTGGTAAGGGCCATGTCGACGTCAAATGACTTGGAGACCACTCGGTGTGCTGCTGGGACCTTGCACAACTTGTCCCATCACCGGCAAGGTTTATTAGCCATCTTCAAATCTGGTGGCATCCCAGCACTGGTCAAGCTGCTCAG CTCGCCGGTGGAGTCTGTGCTATTCTACGCGATCACCACCTTGCACAACCTGCTGCTGCACCAAGAAGGCTCCAAAATGGCCGTGCGGCTTGCTGGAGGACTTCAAAAAATGGTGTCACTTCTTCAAAGAAACAATGTCAAATTTCTGGCCATAGTAACCGACTGTCTTCAAATCCTTGCCTATGGAAATCAAGAGAGCAAG TTGATCATTCTGGCCAGTGGTGGCCCTGCAGAGCTGGTACGCATCATGCGTTCCTACACCTATGAAAAGCTGCTTTGGACCACATCAAGGGTGCTCAAGGTGTTGTCCGTGTGTTCTAGCAACAAGCCGGCCATTGTTGAAGCAG GTGGTGTTCAAGCAACTGCAATGCACCTGGGCCACCAGAGCCAACGCCTTGTACTGAAGTGTCTTTGGACTCTACGTAACTTGTCTGATGCAGCTATTAAACAGGAGAATGTTGACGGTCTACTTTCTAGCCTCGTCCAGCTCTTGGGAAGCAATGATATCAATGTAGTGACCTGTGCTGCTGGCATCCTGTCAAAccttacttgcaacaaccatcGGAATAAGGTGACCGTCTGCCACGTCGGCGGCATCGAAGCTCTTGTGAGAACGGTCATCCAAGCTGGTGACAGGGAAGAGATAACTGAACCTGCT GTCTGTGCCTTGAGGCACCTGACATGTCGCCACCCCGAAGCTGAGATGGCCCAGAATGCCGTGCGAAATAACTATGGACTGCAAGTGATTGTGAAGCTGCTTCACCCACCAAGCCGCTGGCCTCTCATTAAGGCTGTCATTGGTCTAATTCGCAATTTGGCTCTCTGCCCTGCTAATCATGCACCGCTTCGTGAACATGGTGCGATACCACGCCTTGTACAGCTGCTACACAAATCGTACCAAGACACTCAACGA CAACGCTCAAGTGTTGCCTCCAATGGAAGCCAGGGCGCCTATTCTGATGGGGTCCGGATGGAAGAGATAGTAGAAAGCACCGTTGGGGCACTACACATCCTGGCACGGGAAGCACATAATCGGGCTATCATTCGGGGGCTAAACGTCATTCCAGTGTTTGTCCAG CTCTTGTACAGCGAAATCGAGAACATTCAGAGAGTGGCAGCTGGTGTACTGTGTGAGCTCGCAGCTGATAAAGAAGGGGCCGAGATGATTGAGGCAGATGGTGCCACAGCACCCCTCACGGACCTCTTGCATTCCAGGAATGAAGGTGTAG CCACCTATGCAGCAGCTGTGCTGTTCCGCATGTCGGAAGACAAACCTCAGGACTACAAGAAAAGGCTGTCAATGGAACTCACCAATTCATTGTTCCGTGAAGATGCTGGGCCTTGGGTTGGCACG GCAGCTGACATGGACATGAACTTGGATGCTTACCACGATCAAATGTACCAAGCAGGTCAAGGGCCCCCCAGCAGTCGTCACAACCCCTACTCTCAGCAGG GTTATGACACTCAAGTCCCGATAGATTCCATGCAAGGGCTGGACTTGGGATCTTCTCAGAGTGCCCATAACTATGCCCCCATGGACACGGCCATGGATCTAGATGGTACTGGAGACTTGAACTTTGACCCTCTTGACCCTTCCCTTCCCTCACCTGCCCAGCAAGATAACAATGGACAGTTGGCTGCTTGGTACGACACAGATCTCTGA